Proteins from one Psilocybe cubensis strain MGC-MH-2018 chromosome 11, whole genome shotgun sequence genomic window:
- a CDS encoding putative hexaprenyl pyrophosphate synthase, mitochondrial, with the protein MYRRCSRGLLYERFLQRHGFVRAQSTVAASQKPRPDPFKTLAPKLAELRTDLISMLGSGHPAINEIAKYYFLHPSKQVRPVIVLLLAQATNGLGSDWNKKLWEAECENAGGRQEELNRPLSRPDVLNDWNPSMPANTANFDPKFAMHPAKPHRPPKPPPAYSNASVSRTLANIVLPTQRRLAQIVEMMHTASLLHDDVIDESALRRGAASAPASYGNKLSVLGGNFVLGRASAALSRLGDGEVMELISSVLPNLVEGEILQLREIKMDDDKAAVSAKHDVDVAKDILEKNISGQRSRDAWNIYLQKTYLKTASLMAKGARSAVVLGGCKEGEVWKEIAYAYGRNLGIAFQLVDDVLDYESASATLGKPGGADLQLGLATGPALYAWEEFPEIGDLIQRKFDRPGDVELARDYVLRSSGVQRTRALAQAYADKAKEVLQELPDSEAKAGLEVLTERVIGRKS; encoded by the exons ATGTACAGAAGATGTTCCAGAGGACTTCTCTATGAACGCTTTCTGCAGCGGCATGGCTTCGTACGCGCCCAATCCACCGTCGCGGCCTCACAGAAACCGCGGCCAGACCCATTCAAAACGCTCGCCCCTAAGCTCGCCGAACTACGCACAGATCTGATATCCATGCTAGGCTCAGGGCATCCAGCAATCAACGAAATCGCCAAATACTACTTCCTACACCCGTCCAAGCAAGTCCGCCCCGTCATCGTACTACTGCTGGCACAAGCGACGAATGGGCTCGGCAGCGACTGGAACAAAAAACTGTGGGAGGCTGAATGCGAGAACGCGGGAGGGCGTCAGGAAGAGCTGAACCGCCCGCTCTCGCGGCCGGACGTGCTGAACGACTGGAACCCGAGCATGCCTGCCAACACCGCCAACTTCGACCCCAAGTTCGCTATGCACCCTGCAAAGCCCCATCGACCGCCAAAACCGCCGCCAGCGTACTCGAACGCGTCGGTGTCTCGTACACTCGCCAATATCGTGCTCCCCACGCAGAGGAGGCTGGCGCAGATTGTGGAGATGATGCACACGGCGTCGTTGTTGCATGACGATGTGATTGACGAGTCCGCGCTCCGCCGCGGTGCTGCGTCTGCGCCGGCGTCGTATGGCAACAAACTGTCCGTGCTGGGTGGGAACTTTGTGTTGGGGAGGGCGTCAGCCGCGCTGTCGCGTCTTGGAGATGGGGAGGTGATGGAGCTCATTTCCAGTGTGCTGCCGAATCTGGTGGAGGGTGAGATTTTACAGCTCCGTGAAATCAAAATGGACGACGACAAGGCCGCGGTGTCTGCCAAACATGATGTCGACGTGGCGAAGGATATACTCGAGAAGAATATAAGCGGGCAGAGGAGTCGGGATGCGTGGAACATCTATTTGCAGAAGACGTATCTGAAGACGGCCAGCTTGATGGCAAAGGGGGCTCGGTCCGCTGTCGTTCTAGGTGGATGCAAAGAAGGCGAGGTGTGGAAGGAAATTGCTTATGCTTACGGTCGCAATTTGGGAATTGCGTTCCAG CTTGTTGACGATGTACTCGATTATGAGTCTGCTTCGGCCACTCTAGGAAAACCTGGAGGCGCAGATCTCCAGCTTGGACTTGCAACAGGGCCGGCGCTCTACGCCTGGGAGGAGTTCCCTGAGATCGGCGACCTCATTCAGCGCAAGTTTGATAGGCCGGGTGACGTGGAGTTG GCCCGCGATTATGTACTTCGGTCATCGGGTGTCCAACGAACGCGGGCGCTGGCACAGGCTTACGCTGATAAAGCCAAAGAAGTCTTACAAGAGCTGCCCGACAGCGAAGCAAAGGCGGGTCTAGAGGTGTTGACGGAGAGGGTCATTGGGCGGAAGTCATAG
- a CDS encoding Putative uncharacterized oxidoreductase (Putative uncharacterized oxidoreductase C513.07) encodes MSKQLILVTGISGFIGGHVAEELLKHGFRVRGTVRGAKYHTFVNTVKRPDLEFVEVDDVVTGDFTKALEGVEGVIHTACPLPGKKNLEELLSIAVQGTLNVVRQAQQAGVKKIVVTSSFGALLSPTHMPAFHGINFTENMWGEVDDQELEKNKDEKYYVYFTAKIKAERALWAFASEHPELEVATILPGCAIGPYAQTFPLPANSDTMATNDFVLLVLSKQEPPFAPNWMVDVRDVGKAHVLALEKLPLPSEDPKRFTVNSATYTWGAAAAYIKESRPELADRLFPLEDIKPLPGVLSTLDTTRAKEILGFDEFIPVEKALDEAVNAVLELEKRWSSNDI; translated from the exons ATGTCTAAACAGTTGATTTTG GTCACTGGTATATCTGGCTTTATAGGAGGGCATGTCGCTGAAGAACTGTTGAAGCATGGATTTCGAGTGCGAGG AACTGTGCGAGGAGCCAAATACCACACTTTTGTCAACACGGTTAAGAGGCCTGATCTGGAATTCGTCGAGGTGGATGATGTCGTCACGGGAGATTTTACCAAGGCATTGGAAGGCGTGGAAGGTGTAATTCATACTGCATGTCCGCTtccaggaaagaagaaccTGGAGGAACTATTATCT ATTGCTGTGCAGGGTACTTTGAATGTTGTTCGTCAGGCTCAGCAGGCCGGGGTGAAGAAGATTGTGGTCACAAGCTCCTTTGGTGCTCTTCTTAGTC CCACACACATGCCTGCCTTTCATGGAATCAACTTCACTGAAAACA TGTGGGGAGAAGTCGACGATCAAGAACTCGAGAAAAACAAGGACGAAAAATACTACGTATACTTCACCGCCAAAATCAAAGCAGAAAGGGCACTATGGGCGTTTGCTTCGGAACACCCAGAGCTCGAAGTCGCTACAA TCCTCCCTGGATGTGCTATAGGGCCATATGCTCAAACATTCCCACTGCCTGCCAATAGCGACACAATGGCTACAAACGACTTTGTCCTTCTCGTTCTCAGCAAACAAGAACCGCCATTCGCTCCGAACTGGATGGTCGATGTTAGGGACGTCGGCAAAGCGCATGTCCTCGCATTGGAaaaactccctctacctaGCGAGGACCCCAAAAGGTTCACTGTTAACTCTGCGACGTATACATGGGGTGCCGCCGCTGCGTACATCAAAGAGTCCCGTCCAGAACTGGCGGATAGATTGTTCCCCTTGGAGGATATCAAGCCGCTTCCTGGTGTGCTGTCTACATTGGACACGACGAGAGCTAAGGAGATTCTAGGATTCGATGAATTTATACCTGTGGAGAAGGCTCTCGATGAAGCTGTGAATGCAGTTTTGGAGTTGGAGAAACGATGGTCAAGTAACGACATTTGA
- a CDS encoding putative endo-beta-1,4-glucanase D: protein MQLSKLALLASFVGAAVAHTRIWGVWVNDVDQGDGVGVYVRSPPTNDPVKDLTSSAMTCNVNNNPVPQTVPVKAGDKLTFEWFHNTRGDDIIASSHKGPILVYIAPTDTNGAPGAVWTKLYEFGISNNLWAVDDLLAAKGKHNIIVPNIPAGNYLLRAEIIALHEANVAYTDNPVRGAQLYMNCVQIQVTSSGNLTLPAGTSFPGSYTSDTPGIVWNLYSTTVNQNTYPIPGPEVWSGAAGGSIAA, encoded by the exons ATGCAACTTTCAAAACTCGCTTTGTTGGCTTCTTTTGTTGGTGCTGCTGTAGCTCACACTCGCATTTGGGGAGTATGGGTCAACGATGTCGATCAAGGCGACGGTGTAGGCGTTTAT GTTCGTTCTCCGCCAACAAACGACCCCGTTAAGGACTTGACATCCTCTGCCATGACTTGCAATGTCAACAATAACC CCGTTCCTCAGACTGTCCCTGTCAAAGCTGGTGATAAGCTCACTTTCGAGTGGTTCCACAACAC GCGCGGTGACGACATCATTGCAAGCTCACACAAGGGACCTA TTCTCGTGTACATCGCACCAACAGACACAAATGGTGCTCCAGGAGCAGTCTGGACGAAGCTCTACGAATTCGGCATCAGCAACAATCTATGGGCCGTAGACGACCTTCTCGCCGCGAAAGGGAAGCACAATATCATCGTCCCAAATATCCCTGCTGGAAATTACCTACTCCGCG CTGAGATTATCGCTTTGCACGAAGCGAATGTCGCCTACACAGATAACCCCGTCCGTGGAGCGCAGCTATATATGAACTGCGTTCAAATTCAGGTGACTTCCTCTGGTAACCTCACCCTTCCGGCTGGAACGTCCTTCCCTG GTTCATACACCTCGGATACCCCAGGAATTGTTTGGAACCTCTACTCAACGACAGTGAACCAGAATACGTATCCAATTCCTGGTCCTGAAGTGTGGTCTGGCGCGGCTGGGGGGTCGATCGCAGCATGA